A single window of Candidatus Acidiferrales bacterium DNA harbors:
- a CDS encoding methyltransferase domain-containing protein, with protein sequence MDAPRWVTDDYRQLRPYAHPRTHDRVVGLMSKLPRGRLLECAAGEGGMSLRLQSLGFGVVACDVDPQKFHAAGVRFCRADISRELPFASGSFDYVTCLESIEHLENQFDFMRECARVLRPGGKILITTPNIAGLASRVKFLFTGFYSLVREPLNEFHSLPFHGHIHPLPFYQLRYLLHRSGFRIRYVGTDFYRRSSLAWLWLYPLMRLFTLTTMRREPDPRQREANKEIRKQFSSLALLLGRTQIVLAERLA encoded by the coding sequence ATGGATGCGCCTCGTTGGGTGACCGATGATTACCGCCAACTCCGCCCTTACGCTCACCCGCGCACGCACGACCGCGTCGTTGGCCTGATGTCCAAACTGCCTCGCGGGCGGCTGCTGGAGTGCGCGGCCGGCGAGGGCGGGATGTCGCTCCGCTTGCAATCGCTCGGCTTCGGCGTGGTCGCGTGTGACGTCGATCCGCAGAAGTTCCACGCCGCCGGCGTCCGCTTTTGCCGGGCGGACATCAGCCGGGAACTTCCCTTTGCGAGCGGGTCGTTCGATTACGTGACCTGTCTCGAATCCATCGAACATCTCGAGAATCAGTTCGACTTCATGCGCGAGTGCGCCCGCGTGCTGCGCCCGGGGGGAAAGATCTTGATCACGACGCCCAACATTGCCGGGCTTGCCTCGCGGGTGAAATTTCTGTTCACCGGCTTTTACTCCCTGGTGCGCGAGCCGCTGAACGAGTTCCACAGCCTGCCCTTCCACGGCCACATCCACCCGCTGCCTTTCTACCAGTTGCGCTACCTACTCCACCGCAGCGGCTTCCGCATCCGATACGTGGGGACGGATTTCTACCGGCGCAGTTCGCTTGCCTGGCTTTGGCTCTACCCGCTGATGCGCCTGTTCACGCTCACGACCATGCGGCGGGAGCCCGACCCGCGCCAACGAGAAGCCAACAAGGAAATCCGCAAGCAGTTCAGCTCGCTGGCGCTCCTCCTCGGCCGGACGCAGATCGTGCTCGCGGAAAGACTCGCGTAG